In the genome of Pseudomonas protegens, one region contains:
- a CDS encoding cobyric acid synthase — translation MTTLMVQGTTSDAGKSTLVTALCRWLLRQGVSVVPFKPQNMALNSAVTADGGEIGRAQAVQAQAANLAPHTDMNPVLLKPNSDTGSQVIIHGRAVTTMNAVAYHDYKAIAMQAVLASHERLRGAYEVVMVEGAGSPAEINLRAGDIANMGFAEAVDCPVLLIADINRGGVFAHLVGTLELLSPSEQARVKGFIINRFRGDLALLQPGLDWLEARTGKPVLGVLPYVLDLHLEAEDGIDQRQTGKVEQVLKVVVPVLPRISNHTDFDPLRLHPQVDLQFIGPGQAIPAADLIILPGSKSVRGDLAFLRANGWERAIARHLRYGGKLLGICGGLQMLGKQLHDPLGLEGAAGSSPGLGLLDFVTVLEEEKQLRNVRGHLSLEQAAISGYEIHAGVTRGPALEQPAVLLDDGRRDGACSADGQILATYLHGLFESPAACSALLRWAGLEAVQEVDYHALRERDIERLADLVERHLDTAALLTLCGR, via the coding sequence ATGACCACCCTGATGGTGCAGGGCACCACCTCGGATGCCGGCAAGAGCACGCTGGTGACCGCGCTGTGTCGCTGGCTGTTGCGCCAGGGCGTCAGCGTGGTGCCGTTCAAGCCGCAGAACATGGCGCTCAACAGTGCGGTGACCGCCGACGGCGGTGAAATCGGTCGGGCCCAGGCGGTCCAGGCCCAGGCGGCCAACCTGGCGCCCCACACCGACATGAACCCGGTGTTGCTCAAGCCCAACAGCGACACCGGCTCCCAGGTGATCATTCACGGTCGCGCCGTGACCACCATGAATGCCGTGGCCTATCACGACTACAAGGCCATCGCCATGCAGGCGGTGCTGGCTTCCCATGAGCGCCTGCGGGGTGCCTATGAGGTGGTGATGGTGGAAGGCGCCGGCTCGCCGGCGGAGATCAACCTGCGTGCCGGCGACATCGCCAACATGGGCTTTGCCGAGGCGGTGGACTGCCCAGTGCTGCTGATCGCCGATATCAACCGCGGCGGGGTGTTCGCGCATCTGGTGGGCACCCTGGAACTGCTGTCGCCCAGTGAGCAGGCGCGGGTCAAGGGCTTCATCATCAACCGCTTCCGAGGCGACCTGGCCCTGCTGCAACCGGGACTGGACTGGCTGGAGGCCCGCACCGGCAAGCCGGTGCTCGGGGTGCTGCCCTACGTGCTGGACCTGCACCTGGAAGCCGAGGACGGCATCGATCAGCGTCAGACCGGCAAGGTCGAGCAAGTGCTCAAGGTGGTGGTGCCGGTGTTGCCGCGGATCAGCAACCACACCGACTTCGATCCCCTGCGCCTGCATCCGCAGGTGGATTTGCAGTTCATCGGTCCCGGGCAGGCAATCCCGGCCGCCGATCTGATCATTCTTCCCGGCTCGAAAAGCGTGCGCGGCGATCTGGCCTTTCTGCGAGCCAACGGCTGGGAACGGGCCATCGCCCGGCACTTGCGCTATGGCGGCAAGCTGCTGGGGATCTGTGGCGGCCTGCAGATGCTTGGCAAGCAGTTGCACGATCCCCTGGGCCTGGAAGGCGCCGCCGGTTCCAGCCCGGGCCTGGGCCTGCTGGACTTTGTCACCGTGCTTGAGGAAGAGAAGCAGCTGCGCAATGTTCGTGGCCACCTGAGCCTGGAGCAGGCCGCGATCAGCGGGTACGAGATTCACGCCGGGGTCACCCGCGGCCCGGCCCTGGAGCAGCCGGCGGTGCTGTTGGACGATGGACGTCGCGACGGCGCTTGCAGCGCCGATGGGCAGATTCTCGCCACCTACCTGCATGGTCTGTTCGAAAGCCCGGCGGCCTGCAGTGCGCTGTTGCGCTGGGCGGGCCTTGAGGCGGTCCAGGAGGTGGACTACCACGCCTTGCGCGAGCGCGATATCGAGCGTCTGGCGGACCTGGTGGAGCGGCATCTGGACACCGCCGCGCTGCTCACCCTCTGTGGTCGCTAG
- the cobU gene encoding bifunctional adenosylcobinamide kinase/adenosylcobinamide-phosphate guanylyltransferase, whose protein sequence is MLQLILGGARSGKSRLAEQLASDSALQVTYIATSQPLDGEMNQRIVHHRERRPSHWGLIEEPLELARVLQQAAAPGHCLLVDCLTLWLTNLLMLDDQERLQAERDALLQCLPGLPGTIIFVSNETGMGVVPLGELTRRYVDEAGWLHQALAERCQRVVLTVAGLPLTLKGTAL, encoded by the coding sequence ATGCTGCAACTGATTCTCGGCGGTGCCCGTTCCGGCAAGAGTCGCCTGGCCGAACAACTCGCCAGCGACAGCGCCCTGCAGGTCACCTACATCGCCACCAGCCAGCCCCTGGATGGCGAGATGAACCAGCGTATCGTCCATCATCGCGAACGCCGACCAAGTCATTGGGGCCTGATCGAAGAGCCGCTAGAACTGGCCCGGGTGTTGCAGCAAGCCGCCGCCCCCGGGCATTGCCTGCTGGTGGATTGCCTGACCCTGTGGTTGACCAACCTGCTGATGCTGGACGACCAGGAGCGTCTGCAGGCCGAGCGCGACGCCTTGTTGCAGTGCCTGCCCGGGCTGCCGGGAACGATCATTTTTGTCAGCAACGAAACCGGAATGGGTGTCGTGCCGCTGGGCGAATTGACTCGCCGTTACGTGGATGAAGCCGGTTGGCTGCATCAAGCTCTGGCCGAGCGCTGTCAGCGTGTGGTGCTGACGGTGGCCGGCCTGCCCCTGACTTTGAAAGGAACTGCGTTATGA
- the cobT gene encoding nicotinate-nucleotide--dimethylbenzimidazole phosphoribosyltransferase, which yields MSNSWWLNPCKAIDAQRVEQALARQQQLTKPAGSLGQLEPLAVRLAGLQGRLKPGLERLWIAIFAGDHGVVAEGVSAYPQEVTGQMLLNFVSGGAAISVLARQLGAQLEVVDLGTVASGLNLPGVRHLNLGAGTQNFVQGPAMTPDQGEQALQAGRDSVLRARAEGAQLFIGGEMGIGNTTAASAIACALLDIPVAQLAGPGTGLNAAGVNHKAQVIERALALHAASRGDALQTLFNLGGFEVAALVGAYLACAQEGIAVLVDGFICSVAALVAVRLNPACRPWLLFAHQGAEPGHLHVLQTLEAEPLLDLGLRLGEGSGAALAVPLLRLACDLHGQMATFAEAAVADRPA from the coding sequence ATGAGTAACTCCTGGTGGCTGAATCCATGCAAGGCGATCGATGCGCAGAGGGTCGAGCAAGCATTGGCGCGACAGCAGCAACTGACCAAGCCGGCCGGCTCGCTCGGCCAACTGGAGCCTTTAGCGGTGCGCCTGGCCGGTTTGCAGGGGCGGCTCAAGCCTGGCCTGGAGCGGCTGTGGATCGCGATCTTCGCCGGTGATCACGGGGTGGTCGCCGAAGGGGTGTCCGCCTATCCGCAAGAGGTCACCGGGCAGATGCTGCTGAACTTTGTCAGTGGCGGAGCAGCGATCAGCGTGCTGGCGCGGCAACTGGGGGCGCAACTGGAAGTGGTGGACCTGGGAACGGTGGCGTCCGGCTTGAACCTGCCGGGGGTGCGCCACCTGAACCTGGGAGCGGGTACGCAGAATTTTGTCCAGGGACCGGCCATGACTCCGGATCAGGGCGAGCAAGCCCTGCAGGCCGGGCGCGACAGCGTGCTGCGGGCCCGGGCCGAGGGTGCCCAGCTGTTTATCGGCGGTGAAATGGGCATTGGCAACACCACGGCTGCCAGCGCCATTGCCTGTGCCTTGCTGGATATTCCGGTGGCGCAGTTGGCCGGTCCGGGCACCGGCCTGAATGCCGCTGGAGTCAACCACAAGGCTCAAGTGATCGAGCGGGCCCTGGCGCTGCATGCCGCCTCCCGTGGCGATGCCCTGCAAACCCTGTTCAACCTGGGCGGCTTTGAAGTGGCGGCGCTGGTGGGCGCCTATCTGGCCTGTGCCCAGGAAGGCATCGCGGTGCTGGTGGATGGCTTTATCTGCAGCGTCGCGGCGCTGGTGGCGGTGCGCCTGAATCCGGCCTGTCGCCCCTGGCTGCTGTTTGCCCACCAGGGGGCTGAGCCGGGGCACCTGCATGTGTTGCAGACCCTGGAGGCCGAGCCGCTGCTGGACCTGGGCTTGCGTCTGGGTGAGGGCAGCGGTGCGGCGCTGGCGGTGCCATTGCTGCGTCTGGCCTGCGATCTGCACGGGCAGATGGCGACCTTCGCCGAGGCGGCGGTGGCGGATCGCCCGGCATGA
- the cobC gene encoding alpha-ribazole phosphatase family protein, protein MTLHLDLLRHGETELGGGLRGSLDDALTERGWQQMLDGVQGRGPWDRIVSSPLQRCSRFAEQLAAQLHLPLSLAPDLRELHFGAWEGRSAAALMDTEAEDLGRFWADPYSFTPPEGEPVADFSRRVLAAIDGLYQSWAGQRVLLISHGGVMRLLLARARGLPREQLLSVEVSHGALFSLNVSPGRLSEEG, encoded by the coding sequence ATGACCTTGCACCTGGACCTGTTGCGCCACGGGGAAACCGAACTGGGCGGCGGCTTGCGCGGCAGCCTGGATGACGCCCTGACGGAGCGTGGTTGGCAACAGATGCTTGACGGGGTCCAGGGGCGCGGGCCTTGGGATCGGATCGTCAGTTCGCCGTTGCAGCGCTGTTCGCGGTTTGCCGAGCAATTGGCCGCACAACTGCACCTGCCCCTGAGTCTGGCGCCTGATCTGCGGGAGCTGCATTTTGGCGCCTGGGAAGGACGCAGCGCGGCGGCGCTGATGGACACCGAGGCTGAGGATCTGGGGCGTTTCTGGGCCGATCCCTACAGCTTCACACCGCCTGAGGGCGAGCCGGTGGCGGACTTTTCCCGGCGGGTGCTGGCGGCCATTGATGGCCTGTACCAGTCGTGGGCCGGGCAGCGGGTGCTGTTGATCAGTCATGGCGGGGTCATGCGCCTGCTGCTGGCTCGGGCGCGGGGGCTGCCCCGGGAGCAGTTGTTGAGTGTCGAAGTCAGTCACGGCGCGTTGTTCAGCCTGAATGTCTCCCCGGGTCGGCTGAGCGAGGAGGGCTGA
- a CDS encoding adenosylcobinamide-GDP ribazoletransferase, with protein sequence MLPFWIALQFLSSLPVRLPGMPEPQELGRSLLFYPLVGLLFGVLLWGVNALLGGTPLLVHAALLLAAWVLLSGGLHLDGLADSADAWLGGFGDRERTLSIMKDPRSGPIAVVTLVLVLLLKFTALVALIEQQQAFALLLAPLIGRAALLGLFLSTPYVRAGGLGQALADHLPRLAGRQVLGVSVLGCLLLGGYRGLWALLLALVLFVWLRHLMMRRLGGTTGDTAGALLELLEVTVLLAVVAF encoded by the coding sequence ATGCTGCCATTCTGGATTGCCTTGCAGTTTCTCAGCAGCTTACCGGTGCGCTTGCCGGGCATGCCGGAACCCCAGGAGTTGGGGCGCTCCCTGTTGTTCTATCCGCTGGTAGGGCTGTTGTTTGGTGTGTTGCTGTGGGGGGTGAACGCTCTGCTCGGTGGTACGCCGTTGTTGGTGCACGCGGCGCTGCTGTTGGCTGCCTGGGTCCTGCTCAGCGGAGGTTTGCATCTGGATGGTTTGGCTGACAGCGCCGATGCCTGGCTGGGGGGCTTTGGCGATCGCGAGCGTACCTTGAGCATCATGAAGGACCCGCGCAGCGGACCGATCGCGGTGGTGACCCTGGTGCTGGTGCTGTTGCTCAAGTTCACCGCGTTGGTGGCGCTGATCGAGCAGCAGCAGGCTTTCGCCTTGTTGCTGGCGCCGTTGATCGGGCGTGCGGCGCTGCTCGGGTTGTTCCTCAGTACGCCCTATGTTCGCGCCGGCGGTCTGGGACAGGCTCTGGCCGATCACCTGCCGCGGCTAGCGGGGCGGCAGGTGTTGGGAGTGAGCGTGCTCGGTTGTTTGCTGCTGGGCGGCTACCGCGGACTCTGGGCGCTGCTGCTGGCGCTGGTGCTGTTTGTCTGGCTGCGACACTTGATGATGCGGCGTTTGGGCGGCACCACTGGCGACACCGCCGGGGCGCTGCTGGAGTTGCTGGAAGTAACCGTGCTGCTGGCGGTGGTGGCATTTTGA
- a CDS encoding MarR family winged helix-turn-helix transcriptional regulator, protein MLPSQCLCTNLRRAARGVSRYYDGALDGFGINVAQYSLLNNLLRLDQPSISSLAEAMGLDRSTLGRNVRVLEAAGLVRLLEGDDQRNRLVQLTEAGHERLAAALPAWEAAQQRLIDRLGAQKRETLLALLNELA, encoded by the coding sequence ATGCTTCCCTCTCAGTGTTTGTGCACCAATCTGCGTCGTGCCGCGCGTGGCGTCAGCAGGTATTACGACGGCGCCCTCGATGGCTTCGGCATCAACGTCGCCCAGTATTCCTTGCTGAACAATCTGCTGCGTCTCGATCAGCCGAGCATTTCCAGCCTGGCGGAGGCCATGGGCCTGGATCGCAGTACCCTGGGACGTAATGTGCGGGTGCTGGAGGCGGCCGGTCTGGTCCGCTTGCTGGAAGGTGACGATCAGCGCAATCGCCTGGTGCAACTGACCGAGGCGGGGCACGAGCGCCTGGCGGCGGCCTTGCCGGCCTGGGAGGCCGCTCAGCAGCGACTGATCGATCGTTTGGGCGCGCAGAAGCGTGAAACCTTGTTGGCCTTGCTGAACGAACTGGCCTGA
- a CDS encoding MFS transporter, producing MSSMWRTSGWVLLGSALILALSLGVRHGFGLFLPPMSAQFGWGREVFAFAIALQNLIWGLAQPFTGALADRFGAARVVLIGGVLYAVGLVFMGLSDSALSLSLSAGLLIGIGLSGTSFSVILGVVGRALPPEKRSMGMGIASAAGSFGQFAMLPGTLGLIGWLGWSTALLVLGLLVALIVPLVSMLKDKPLPVLGHEQSLGEALREACSHSGFWLLAFGFFVCGFQVVFIGVHLPAYLVDQHLPATVGTTVLALIGLFNIFGTYTAGWLGGRMSKPRLLTGLYLLRAVVIGLFLWLPVTQTSAYLFGMAMGFLWLSTVPLTNGTVATLFGVRNLSMLGGIVFLFHQLGSFLGGWLGGVVYDRTGSYDLIWQVAILLSLLAAALNWPVRERPVARLQASAA from the coding sequence ATGTCATCGATGTGGCGCACCAGCGGTTGGGTCCTCCTCGGCAGTGCATTGATCCTGGCGCTGTCCCTGGGCGTGCGGCACGGTTTTGGCCTGTTTCTGCCGCCCATGAGCGCGCAGTTCGGTTGGGGGCGTGAAGTGTTCGCCTTTGCCATTGCCCTGCAGAACCTGATCTGGGGGCTGGCCCAGCCCTTTACCGGAGCCCTGGCCGATCGTTTTGGGGCTGCCAGGGTGGTGTTGATCGGCGGCGTGCTGTACGCGGTCGGGCTGGTGTTCATGGGGCTTTCGGATTCGGCGCTGAGCTTGTCCCTGAGTGCCGGGTTGCTGATTGGCATCGGTTTGTCCGGCACTTCCTTCTCGGTGATTCTCGGGGTGGTCGGTCGTGCCTTGCCGCCGGAAAAGCGCAGCATGGGCATGGGGATCGCCAGTGCCGCAGGCTCCTTTGGCCAATTCGCCATGCTCCCGGGAACCCTGGGGCTGATCGGCTGGCTGGGCTGGTCGACGGCATTGCTGGTGCTGGGGCTGCTGGTGGCGCTGATCGTGCCGCTGGTCAGCATGCTCAAGGACAAGCCGCTGCCGGTGCTGGGGCATGAACAGAGCCTGGGCGAGGCCCTGCGTGAAGCCTGCTCTCATTCGGGGTTCTGGTTGCTGGCGTTCGGCTTCTTTGTCTGTGGTTTCCAGGTGGTGTTCATTGGCGTGCATCTGCCGGCCTATCTGGTGGATCAGCATCTACCGGCGACAGTCGGAACCACGGTGCTGGCGCTGATCGGCTTATTCAACATCTTTGGCACTTACACGGCGGGCTGGTTGGGCGGACGGATGTCCAAGCCACGGCTGTTGACCGGTCTGTACCTGTTGCGGGCGGTGGTGATCGGCCTGTTCCTGTGGCTGCCGGTGACCCAGACCAGTGCCTACCTGTTCGGCATGGCCATGGGCTTTCTCTGGCTGTCCACCGTGCCCTTGACCAACGGCACGGTCGCCACCTTGTTCGGGGTCAGGAACCTGTCCATGCTTGGCGGCATCGTGTTTCTGTTCCATCAGTTGGGCTCGTTCCTTGGTGGTTGGCTGGGGGGCGTGGTGTATGACCGTACCGGGAGTTATGACTTGATCTGGCAGGTGGCGATTCTTCTCAGTCTGTTGGCCGCGGCTCTCAATTGGCCGGTGCGCGAGCGGCCGGTGGCGCGCTTGCAGGCGAGTGCAGCGTGA
- a CDS encoding glutathione peroxidase, translated as MAKRWFVVPALLTLFAGSAWAADCPALLQGSVPKLHAKESIDLCQRFAGKPLVVVNTASFCGFAPQFKGLEALYQRYKEQGLEVVGVPSNDFKQESKDGAETAKVCYVNYGVTFTMTEPQKVLGADAVHLFKVLAQQSSAPKWNFYKYVVDRQGNVIASFSSLTKPDNPEFIEAVEKALASKS; from the coding sequence ATGGCTAAGCGCTGGTTTGTGGTTCCGGCATTACTCACATTGTTTGCAGGTTCGGCCTGGGCGGCGGATTGTCCGGCGTTACTGCAGGGATCTGTACCCAAGTTGCACGCCAAGGAGTCCATCGATCTGTGCCAGCGCTTTGCCGGCAAGCCGCTGGTGGTGGTCAATACCGCGAGCTTCTGTGGCTTTGCTCCGCAATTCAAAGGCCTTGAAGCGCTGTATCAGCGTTACAAGGAGCAGGGGCTGGAGGTGGTAGGCGTACCGTCCAATGACTTCAAGCAGGAGTCCAAGGACGGGGCCGAGACGGCCAAGGTCTGCTACGTCAACTATGGCGTGACCTTCACCATGACCGAGCCGCAGAAGGTGCTGGGGGCGGATGCGGTGCATCTGTTCAAGGTATTGGCGCAGCAGAGCAGCGCGCCGAAGTGGAATTTCTACAAGTACGTGGTGGATCGGCAGGGCAATGTGATTGCCAGCTTTTCCAGCCTGACCAAGCCGGATAATCCGGAATTCATAGAGGCGGTGGAGAAGGCGTTGGCGTCGAAGTCTTGA
- a CDS encoding OmpP1/FadL family transporter, with the protein MKKVMLKSTISLAVALASTQLFASGFALNEQSISGMGTGFAGRSSSAEDASTVYGNPAGMSLLKRDQVTVGVAAIDAKTNLKNVKGGPPGGTSDGDMVPFTSVPMGFFVKQLGNGWALGLGAYAPFGLVTNYEPSSASRYYGDKSVVKVITLQPTVSYAFNDMVSIGFGPTINRLSGELTSATPFPNPALFGRNDGSVKIKGDDTAIGYNVGIIVQPTETTRLGLTYHSKVKYKLDGHTDIAGPGFGPFNGGRYDASLDITTPEVVDFSVTQKLDDQWTVYAGSTWTRWSRLKDITVNNQGVPALLGGSAGPIGTISEPQNWHDTWASAIGVSYKVNKEWVLRSGLSVDQAPTNNTDRSVRIPTGDRKAISFGAGYSPTDDLTLDLAVSYLKEEDVNVNRTGKGNAYSATYQNSAWGYGLGATYKF; encoded by the coding sequence ATGAAAAAAGTAATGCTCAAATCCACCATAAGTCTCGCGGTTGCACTTGCCTCTACCCAGCTATTTGCCAGCGGCTTTGCTCTTAACGAACAAAGCATTAGCGGCATGGGTACTGGTTTCGCGGGGCGCTCCTCTTCTGCCGAAGATGCCAGCACCGTTTACGGGAACCCTGCGGGTATGTCCCTGCTGAAGCGCGACCAAGTAACCGTCGGCGTAGCAGCAATCGATGCCAAGACCAATCTGAAAAACGTCAAAGGTGGCCCTCCCGGCGGCACCAGCGATGGCGACATGGTTCCGTTCACCAGCGTTCCTATGGGGTTCTTCGTCAAACAACTGGGCAACGGCTGGGCATTGGGTCTGGGCGCCTACGCCCCCTTCGGCCTGGTTACCAACTATGAACCTTCCTCTGCCAGCCGTTATTACGGCGACAAGAGCGTAGTCAAGGTCATTACCCTGCAACCCACCGTCAGCTATGCCTTCAACGATATGGTGTCGATCGGCTTTGGCCCGACCATCAACCGTCTGAGCGGTGAACTGACTTCCGCGACCCCGTTTCCAAACCCTGCGCTCTTCGGCCGCAATGACGGCAGCGTGAAGATCAAGGGTGACGACACCGCCATCGGCTACAACGTCGGCATCATCGTCCAGCCTACCGAGACCACTCGCCTGGGCCTGACCTACCACTCGAAGGTCAAGTACAAGCTGGACGGCCACACCGACATCGCAGGCCCGGGCTTCGGTCCTTTCAACGGCGGCCGTTACGATGCTTCGTTGGACATCACCACCCCGGAAGTCGTCGACTTCTCGGTCACCCAGAAACTGGATGACCAATGGACCGTCTACGCAGGTAGCACCTGGACTCGCTGGAGCCGCCTGAAAGACATCACCGTAAACAACCAGGGCGTTCCAGCCCTGCTCGGCGGCTCCGCCGGCCCGATCGGCACCATTTCCGAACCACAGAACTGGCACGACACCTGGGCCTCGGCGATTGGTGTTTCCTACAAAGTCAACAAAGAGTGGGTTCTGCGCAGCGGCCTCTCGGTTGACCAGGCACCAACCAACAACACCGATCGTTCGGTTCGTATCCCTACCGGTGACCGTAAGGCCATCAGCTTTGGTGCCGGCTACAGCCCGACTGATGACCTGACTCTGGACCTGGCGGTTTCCTACCTCAAGGAAGAAGACGTCAACGTCAACAGAACCGGCAAGGGCAACGCTTACAGCGCTACCTACCAGAACAGCGCATGGGGCTATGGCCTGGGCGCTACCTACAAGTTCTAA
- the rmuC gene encoding DNA recombination protein RmuC, with protein sequence MLEERLATAQLAQEGLAAQLDASRDEVSDLSQANALKQADLAALRREVELLQIERDNARDAAHAWNLERAAKENELRRLDALAASLHAELREQQESHQQRLSDLQGSRDELRAQFAELAGKIFDEREQRFAETSQQRLGQLLDPLKERIQSFEKRVEESYQAEARERFSLAKELERLQQLNLRLSDEATNLTRALKGQKTQGNWGELILERVLEHAGLEKGREYQTQVSLKGPDGERFQPDVLIMLPGDKQVVVDSKVSLTAYQQYVGSDDPQVAQAALKQHVLSLRNHVKGLAGKDYKRLEGLHSLDFVLLFVPIEAAFSAALQAEPNLFQEAFDRHIVIVSPTTLLATLRVIDSLWKQERQSQNAREIAERAGWLYDKFVLFIQDLDEVGNRLQQLDKAYSAARNKLTEGRGNLVSRSEQLKLLGARASKSLPSDLLERAMTDAEGRELEWPE encoded by the coding sequence GTGCTGGAAGAGCGTCTGGCCACTGCCCAACTGGCTCAGGAGGGCCTGGCCGCGCAGTTGGATGCCAGCCGCGATGAAGTCAGTGATCTGAGTCAGGCCAACGCCCTCAAGCAGGCCGACCTGGCCGCCTTGCGTCGTGAAGTGGAACTGCTGCAGATCGAGCGTGACAACGCCCGTGATGCGGCCCACGCCTGGAACCTGGAGCGGGCAGCCAAAGAGAACGAACTGCGTCGTCTGGATGCCCTGGCCGCCTCGTTGCACGCCGAACTGCGCGAGCAGCAGGAAAGCCACCAGCAGCGCCTGAGCGATTTGCAGGGTTCGCGGGACGAGTTGCGAGCCCAGTTTGCCGAGCTGGCGGGCAAGATTTTCGACGAGCGCGAACAGCGTTTCGCCGAAACCAGCCAGCAGCGTCTGGGGCAATTGCTGGACCCGCTCAAGGAGCGCATCCAGTCGTTCGAGAAGCGGGTCGAGGAAAGCTATCAGGCCGAGGCTCGTGAGCGGTTTTCCCTGGCCAAGGAGCTGGAGCGCCTGCAGCAACTGAATCTGCGTCTGAGCGATGAGGCCACCAACCTGACTCGCGCCCTCAAGGGCCAGAAGACCCAGGGCAACTGGGGCGAGCTGATACTTGAGCGGGTCCTGGAGCACGCCGGCCTGGAAAAAGGGCGCGAATACCAGACCCAGGTCAGCCTCAAGGGGCCGGATGGCGAGCGTTTCCAGCCCGATGTACTGATCATGCTGCCGGGTGACAAGCAGGTGGTGGTGGACTCCAAAGTCAGCCTCACCGCCTATCAGCAGTATGTCGGCAGCGATGATCCACAGGTTGCCCAGGCGGCCCTGAAGCAGCATGTGCTGTCTCTGCGCAACCACGTCAAAGGCCTGGCCGGCAAGGACTACAAGCGCCTTGAAGGGCTGCACAGCCTCGACTTCGTGCTGCTGTTCGTGCCCATTGAGGCGGCGTTTTCCGCTGCGCTGCAGGCCGAGCCCAATCTGTTTCAGGAAGCCTTCGACCGGCACATCGTGATTGTCAGCCCGACCACCTTGCTGGCCACGCTGCGGGTGATCGACAGCCTGTGGAAACAGGAGCGCCAGAGTCAGAATGCCCGGGAAATCGCCGAGCGCGCAGGCTGGTTGTATGACAAGTTCGTGCTGTTTATCCAGGACCTGGATGAAGTCGGCAATCGCCTGCAGCAGTTGGACAAGGCTTACTCGGCGGCGCGTAACAAGCTGACCGAGGGCCGGGGCAACCTGGTCAGCCGCAGTGAACAGCTCAAGTTGCTGGGCGCCCGTGCCAGCAAGAGCCTGCCGAGCGATTTGCTGGAGCGGGCGATGACCGATGCCGAAGGGCGCGAACTGGAGTGGCCGGAGTAA